One window from the genome of Nitrospinota bacterium encodes:
- a CDS encoding cupin domain-containing protein, whose product ILIKEAFMDQNIVFEDRVDWQPHPKFKGVEIKPFFTEKVHKSQASIVLVRTKKGEEIPEHIHEDSDDIFYVLSGKGKEFIEGSGEFVLQKGMGVRIPKGSKHRTYDVEEDLVFYGVFAPPTM is encoded by the coding sequence AAATCTTGATTAAGGAGGCATTTATGGATCAAAATATTGTTTTTGAAGACAGAGTGGACTGGCAGCCCCATCCAAAATTTAAGGGGGTGGAGATTAAGCCCTTTTTTACAGAGAAGGTGCATAAATCTCAGGCCTCAATTGTTCTTGTTCGGACAAAGAAGGGTGAGGAGATACCCGAACATATCCATGAAGATTCCGATGATATTTTCTATGTCCTTTCAGGAAAGGGTAAGGAGTTTATTGAAGGGAGCGGTGAATTTGTTCTTCAAAAAGGAATGGGAGTAAGGATTCCCAAAGGGTCGAAACACAGGACATATGATGTTGAAGAAGACTTAGTCTTTTATGGTGTTTTTGCCCCACCAACCATGTAG